The Leadbettera azotonutricia ZAS-9 genome has a window encoding:
- a CDS encoding uroporphyrinogen decarboxylase family protein: MNRRETVLEALNHRAAKPIPYHIEYTAQSLKRLIDTTGDPGIEAKLGTYLHYAQYWGWPAEMPGKPEHFRDEFGVVWNRSGADKDIGVVENPQIADVENNTYQFPVPDTARLRRDIETLLATKQDRFTFMGFGFCMFERIWSLMGMENVLASMIVSPEALDELFDRICDFFIALLDIALEYDVDGIYFGDDWGQQQGLIMGPDHWRHFIKPRMARLYQRVKQKGKYVIQHSCGDCHEIFPDLIEIGLDCYQTFQPEIYDIVDIKKRYGNKITFWGGVSTQQALPRMKPKELQSEIVRIVKALRESGGLIIAPTHALPFDVPVENILAMAEVFQNQERFF, encoded by the coding sequence ATGAATCGAAGGGAAACTGTCCTGGAAGCCTTGAACCACCGTGCTGCAAAACCTATACCGTATCATATTGAATACACCGCCCAATCCCTGAAGCGTCTCATAGACACTACGGGCGATCCTGGCATTGAAGCAAAACTCGGAACTTATCTCCACTATGCCCAATACTGGGGCTGGCCCGCCGAGATGCCGGGGAAACCCGAACACTTCAGGGATGAATTCGGCGTAGTCTGGAACCGCAGCGGCGCCGACAAGGATATCGGCGTTGTGGAGAATCCCCAAATTGCGGATGTGGAAAACAACACCTATCAATTCCCCGTTCCCGATACCGCAAGGCTGCGCAGGGATATCGAAACCCTGCTTGCAACCAAACAGGATCGCTTTACCTTTATGGGTTTTGGTTTCTGCATGTTCGAGCGTATCTGGAGCCTTATGGGGATGGAAAATGTTCTGGCCTCCATGATTGTAAGCCCCGAGGCCCTGGACGAACTTTTCGACCGTATCTGCGATTTCTTTATTGCGCTTTTGGATATAGCCCTGGAATACGATGTGGACGGCATTTACTTCGGCGACGACTGGGGCCAGCAGCAGGGGCTTATTATGGGGCCTGATCATTGGCGGCATTTTATAAAACCCCGCATGGCCCGTCTTTACCAGAGGGTTAAACAAAAAGGAAAATACGTGATCCAGCATTCCTGCGGGGACTGTCACGAGATATTTCCCGATTTAATCGAAATAGGCCTTGATTGCTACCAGACTTTTCAGCCCGAAATTTATGACATTGTTGATATTAAAAAACGTTACGGAAATAAAATAACCTTCTGGGGCGGTGTATCGACACAGCAGGCCCTGCCCCGCATGAAGCCCAAAGAATTGCAAAGTGAAATTGTGCGCATAGTAAAGGCCCTGCGCGAATCAGGGGGCCTCATAATCGCGCCTACCCATGCCCTGCCTTTCGATGTGCCTGTAGAAAATATCCTGGCCATGGCGGAAGTGTTTCAGAACCAGGAGAGGTTTTTCTGA
- a CDS encoding PQQ-binding-like beta-propeller repeat protein — translation MNKTKILLAFFVLTLFAGFANAQNRNSGRVSPADMPVSSAPIWERDIDDIVVGLPFLQAESVVVACQDGSLKSWSMSGTALWEFDPHGKPSPHTSRSPEGTSYASNLEGVFMAVNRVGRELWRIQLGNPMSFPAVVGWDGRLLIAVGQEMFCRTASGIALWTQDLGSPMAMAPVLDHAGGVATFLENSDFVRISHLGAIERIRLDRQPAIIVPIITGDSNSFLLLYQNGEVENIKLDLKGSRNGMLSRSRLPALPVTPIAAIGYEDQAAVTLKDGRVALISGTSARIAWTGNSHETTAEKGAGNLNPGDASMTFDERGIFSFSRHGGTAFAEDGRRRWLLRVPETSAIPVLSTEGLVYACGKDQVLRTYKIDNQVRKIPRSMYGPEPEGTYGLGNPPPSPWASDSGRYDEAIMAALYAEIDKATSSGQVGENEPLYVGYLMEMIGYFLNNPNASLVRAPIKVPQRIDLLRLLARMGSRETIKFLVTIYNRDPEPSIKAACCEAIGKIGVDPKGEAIQAYTFLLSRDNANRDSQTLLSASDSIAALCRFSGPPLAGDGILLLTQIARFPDFRPDVKKRAQDQLNALRQEGLDKVIQ, via the coding sequence ATGAATAAAACCAAAATCCTTTTGGCATTTTTTGTCCTTACTCTTTTTGCGGGCTTCGCAAATGCCCAGAACCGGAATTCAGGCAGGGTGTCGCCTGCTGATATGCCCGTAAGCTCTGCCCCTATATGGGAACGGGACATCGACGATATCGTGGTGGGGCTGCCTTTTCTCCAGGCTGAATCGGTGGTAGTGGCATGCCAGGACGGCTCTCTTAAATCTTGGAGCATGAGCGGCACTGCCCTTTGGGAATTCGACCCCCACGGCAAACCGAGCCCCCATACTTCGCGTTCCCCTGAAGGGACTTCCTATGCAAGCAACTTGGAAGGTGTCTTTATGGCGGTTAACCGGGTGGGCCGGGAACTGTGGCGCATACAACTGGGAAACCCCATGTCTTTCCCCGCGGTGGTGGGCTGGGACGGAAGGCTCCTCATTGCGGTAGGTCAGGAAATGTTCTGTCGCACTGCTTCGGGCATTGCCCTGTGGACCCAGGATCTGGGAAGCCCCATGGCCATGGCGCCTGTCCTGGATCATGCCGGGGGGGTTGCCACCTTCCTTGAGAACAGCGACTTTGTACGCATCAGCCACCTGGGGGCCATCGAGCGCATCAGGCTGGACAGGCAGCCTGCAATCATCGTTCCCATCATCACCGGCGACAGCAACAGCTTCCTTCTCCTCTACCAGAATGGCGAAGTTGAAAATATCAAACTGGATTTAAAAGGCTCAAGAAACGGCATGCTTTCGCGGAGCCGTCTGCCTGCCCTGCCGGTGACACCCATCGCTGCTATAGGCTATGAGGATCAGGCTGCGGTAACTCTAAAAGACGGCAGGGTAGCTTTGATCTCCGGCACCAGCGCCAGGATAGCCTGGACTGGAAACAGCCACGAGACCACAGCTGAAAAAGGCGCCGGGAACCTCAACCCCGGTGATGCTTCCATGACCTTCGACGAGAGGGGGATCTTCTCGTTCAGCCGCCATGGGGGAACAGCTTTTGCTGAAGACGGCAGGCGTCGCTGGCTGCTTCGGGTTCCTGAAACCTCCGCAATACCGGTCTTAAGCACCGAAGGCCTTGTCTATGCCTGCGGAAAGGATCAGGTACTCCGCACCTACAAGATAGATAACCAGGTGAGGAAAATTCCCCGCTCAATGTACGGCCCTGAACCCGAAGGGACCTATGGCCTTGGCAACCCCCCGCCCTCCCCCTGGGCCAGCGATTCAGGCCGTTACGACGAGGCCATCATGGCTGCTCTTTATGCTGAAATAGACAAAGCCACTTCGAGCGGACAAGTGGGCGAGAACGAACCTCTTTACGTGGGCTACCTTATGGAGATGATTGGATACTTTTTGAATAATCCCAATGCTTCCCTCGTGCGAGCGCCTATCAAGGTTCCTCAAAGGATCGATCTCCTGCGCCTTCTGGCCCGCATGGGTTCACGGGAAACCATAAAATTCCTTGTTACGATTTATAACCGCGATCCTGAGCCTTCAATTAAAGCGGCTTGCTGTGAAGCCATTGGCAAAATCGGCGTGGATCCCAAGGGCGAAGCTATCCAGGCTTACACCTTTCTCCTTTCCCGGGACAATGCCAACAGGGATTCGCAAACCCTGCTTTCGGCTTCCGACTCGATTGCGGCCCTCTGCCGTTTCTCGGGACCGCCTCTGGCAGGAGACGGCATTCTGCTCCTGACCCAGATTGCCCGCTTCCCAGACTTTCGTCCCGATGTAAAAAAACGAGCCCAGGATCAGCTCAACGCGTTGAGGCAGGAAGGTCTGGACAAGGTTATTCAATAG
- a CDS encoding AAA family ATPase — protein sequence MKPEKLFMENFGPFKGKVSLDFSKLENIFLITGETGSGKTTIFDAICFVLYGEVPGSRGEHIARLRSDHAAPDEDCMAALEFSLGETRYYAERYPKYERPRKKGDGFILKGESVDVYEFINGVKTKLSLSKNEADDKLLSLIGLEAEEFFKIVLLPQGAFAEFLKQNTTARREVLGKLFPVEKAAAVKDLAREKTKEAKSRLVEALHSYQELQKRISVESYETGRSNTEKLLDQAKEKIIKLQKEKEKITSFVGYKKRWEDARAQLDDAEEEVRQNNEEKTAIDGKEGLLKLSRRLRPLEALLREEQRAENAGQEAIAEYAEAAGARSAALAEKKDADRKGKEIPALEGRKNRLQAFKVRLVQEKENEERSSHDKSELEAIEKKRLIQEKQAETIKEKISSLKKEIDELEKTSQGASKIENDIEAGRLVRDHLDDLIRLAGEKDKLQQKAAKCNEIMGNLNKQRPDMERRISIFDEEIARLEAEKSESEKAEMAGCLGAILKPGEACPVCGSMEHPRPAIIPESHFSADDKIKEFQKSRRDAENGLSRIVSDTASQKRELQGYEENISQLDREITRSRDISAIPAFDPKEEPQAPFNYPAPLPSLSVLKGIMEKHANVLNKLSARLKICKEAAGARPEKYRESENLMNSLAEAEKESILLTERKAKLAASLNEAMEKLHLLLDSLPPELSQGKILTSAAEALENLENYLQETDGLIAATREAGERANLALASAEARAQEAQKKQENCEAEKAKSSAALANGLSQSGIKGKEALEAALLPIETEEELAGEIENWKKDRDSFKARVEEIKKQLAGIEKELNVLQFVFSLDDAVLRLTGLEAEQLEAEAERGKAFAGLSGLEKDFKALGDAKSRYEELESNHSRLSGLDNDLNGKNPKNMTFDSWLLSRYLREVADYATKRLEKMSESRYSLLLDNETSGRGKQGLDLAVFDAHTGKTRPCATLSGGESFMASISLALGLADSIQNRSGGVRLDAVFIDEGFGSLDEGTLDKALSILDELQSQRMVGLISHVGEMKSRIPCRVEVIKSASGSSIE from the coding sequence ATGAAACCAGAAAAACTTTTCATGGAAAATTTTGGCCCCTTTAAAGGCAAGGTTTCCCTTGATTTTTCCAAACTCGAAAACATTTTCCTCATAACCGGCGAAACAGGTTCTGGCAAAACTACTATTTTTGATGCTATTTGTTTTGTTCTTTACGGTGAGGTTCCGGGCAGCAGGGGGGAGCATATAGCCAGGCTGAGAAGCGATCACGCTGCGCCTGACGAAGACTGCATGGCTGCCCTTGAATTTTCCCTGGGCGAAACCCGTTATTATGCGGAACGGTATCCAAAATACGAAAGGCCCAGGAAAAAAGGCGATGGTTTCATTTTAAAAGGTGAATCGGTAGATGTTTATGAATTTATAAACGGAGTCAAAACCAAGCTGTCCCTTTCAAAAAATGAAGCTGATGACAAGCTGCTCAGCCTCATAGGCCTTGAAGCTGAAGAATTTTTCAAAATTGTCCTGTTGCCACAGGGAGCCTTTGCGGAATTCCTTAAGCAGAATACCACCGCCCGCAGGGAGGTGCTGGGGAAACTCTTCCCGGTAGAAAAAGCAGCAGCAGTAAAAGACTTAGCCAGGGAAAAAACAAAAGAAGCGAAATCCCGGCTTGTAGAAGCTTTGCACTCATACCAGGAATTACAAAAACGCATCAGTGTTGAAAGCTATGAAACTGGGCGCAGCAATACTGAAAAACTTCTCGACCAAGCCAAAGAAAAGATTATAAAGCTTCAAAAAGAAAAAGAAAAAATTACTTCTTTTGTAGGGTATAAAAAAAGATGGGAAGATGCCAGGGCGCAGCTTGACGATGCGGAAGAAGAAGTCCGGCAGAATAATGAAGAAAAGACGGCAATAGACGGGAAAGAAGGACTATTGAAACTTTCCCGCCGTTTAAGGCCTTTGGAAGCATTGCTTCGTGAGGAACAGAGAGCGGAAAATGCCGGACAGGAGGCCATTGCCGAATATGCCGAAGCTGCCGGAGCCAGATCCGCAGCCCTTGCTGAAAAAAAGGATGCCGATCGGAAAGGAAAGGAAATCCCAGCCCTTGAAGGAAGGAAAAACCGTCTCCAGGCTTTTAAGGTCCGGCTTGTCCAGGAAAAAGAAAACGAAGAAAGATCATCCCATGATAAATCAGAGCTTGAAGCCATCGAAAAGAAGCGTCTGATCCAGGAAAAACAGGCAGAAACCATCAAGGAAAAAATCAGTTCCCTTAAAAAAGAAATTGACGAATTGGAGAAAACCTCCCAGGGTGCTTCCAAAATAGAGAACGATATTGAAGCCGGGAGGCTTGTTAGGGATCATTTGGATGACCTGATAAGGCTTGCAGGGGAAAAAGACAAGCTTCAGCAAAAGGCTGCTAAATGCAACGAAATAATGGGTAATCTGAATAAACAAAGGCCGGATATGGAAAGACGGATTTCCATTTTCGACGAAGAGATAGCCAGGCTTGAAGCCGAAAAATCTGAATCCGAAAAGGCCGAAATGGCAGGCTGCCTTGGGGCAATCCTTAAGCCCGGAGAAGCCTGTCCTGTTTGCGGTTCAATGGAGCATCCCCGCCCTGCAATAATTCCGGAGTCGCATTTTTCTGCGGATGACAAAATAAAGGAATTTCAAAAGTCCCGGCGGGATGCGGAAAATGGGCTTTCCCGGATAGTGTCGGATACGGCTTCCCAAAAAAGGGAATTGCAGGGATATGAGGAAAACATTTCCCAGCTTGACAGGGAAATAACGCGGAGCAGGGATATTTCTGCTATCCCGGCATTCGATCCAAAAGAAGAACCCCAGGCGCCGTTTAACTACCCCGCACCCTTGCCTTCGCTGTCTGTGCTTAAGGGCATCATGGAAAAGCATGCTAACGTGTTAAACAAGTTGTCAGCCCGGCTTAAAATATGCAAAGAAGCAGCCGGCGCAAGACCTGAAAAATATCGGGAGTCGGAAAATTTAATGAATTCACTTGCCGAAGCAGAAAAAGAGTCGATCCTTCTCACTGAAAGAAAGGCCAAGCTTGCCGCAAGCCTCAACGAAGCAATGGAAAAGCTCCATCTTCTTTTAGACAGCCTTCCCCCGGAATTGTCACAAGGCAAAATACTTACCAGCGCGGCTGAAGCCCTGGAGAACCTGGAGAATTATCTTCAGGAAACCGATGGTCTCATAGCCGCAACCAGGGAAGCAGGGGAAAGGGCGAACCTCGCCTTGGCTTCTGCTGAAGCAAGGGCACAGGAGGCCCAAAAAAAGCAGGAAAACTGCGAGGCAGAGAAAGCAAAGTCTTCTGCGGCCCTTGCCAATGGCCTTTCTCAATCCGGCATAAAGGGCAAGGAGGCTTTGGAAGCTGCCCTTTTACCGATTGAAACAGAAGAAGAATTAGCGGGGGAAATAGAAAACTGGAAAAAAGACCGGGATAGCTTCAAGGCCCGCGTAGAGGAAATCAAGAAACAGCTTGCGGGGATAGAGAAAGAGTTAAACGTATTGCAATTTGTTTTTAGTTTGGATGACGCAGTATTGCGCTTAACTGGTCTCGAAGCTGAACAGCTTGAAGCGGAAGCTGAACGGGGTAAAGCCTTTGCGGGCCTTTCAGGTTTGGAAAAAGATTTTAAAGCCCTGGGGGATGCTAAATCCCGCTATGAAGAGCTTGAATCAAACCATTCCCGCCTTTCCGGCCTTGATAACGATCTTAATGGGAAAAATCCGAAAAATATGACATTTGATTCCTGGTTATTGAGCCGTTACTTAAGGGAAGTTGCAGACTATGCCACCAAACGCCTTGAAAAGATGAGCGAATCCCGGTATTCCCTGCTTTTGGATAATGAAACTTCAGGCAGGGGCAAGCAGGGTCTCGACCTTGCGGTTTTCGATGCCCATACAGGTAAGACCCGGCCCTGCGCCACCCTCTCGGGGGGCGAAAGCTTCATGGCGAGCATCAGTCTTGCCCTGGGCTTGGCGGATTCCATACAGAACCGTTCAGGGGGTGTGCGCCTTGACGCAGTGTTTATCGATGAAGGTTTTGGCAGCCTTGATGAGGGCACCCTCGACAAAGCCCTCTCCATTCTGGATGAACTCCAGAGCCAGCGCATGGTGGGCCTCATCTCCCATGTGGGGGAGATGAAATCCCGCATACCGTGCCGTGTGGAAGTTATTAAATCCGCATCGGGCTCTTCTATTGAATAA
- a CDS encoding metallophosphoesterase family protein produces the protein MLKFLHTADLHLGKLFHDQNLEEDQKFMLRALAGILSDPSYKALIIAGDVYDRSIPSPGAMDLFGSFLGDVKARNPNLIVMVIPGNHDSPLRLGYGRELFSPMGVKINSNPDDCCNPVIVGEGDEGCAFFLLPFLNPGSFMGKDGAPIHSQEKLAVLAAKKLEDARLECKKKGINHSVLLAHLFASGGKESESERIFLGNAEQVNMGIFSGFDYAALGHLHRYQKAGKNGWYSGSPLAYSFGEAGTDKVFLSVELGEAGPKVTPVPIEPLRKVSRLEGAFDWLQGEALHDPEIQKIKNDYLEINLTDKEIKVNAMAFLKSNYPYILNINQKTAFDSVKRGNNEAFEAALPSGERRDTAGDFAVFLEELYGGTDEQKLSLFKELLAEAEAAEIKA, from the coding sequence ATGCTTAAATTTCTCCACACTGCCGATCTTCACCTTGGCAAACTTTTTCACGACCAAAACCTTGAGGAAGATCAAAAATTCATGCTCCGGGCACTGGCTGGAATATTGTCAGATCCTTCTTATAAAGCCCTGATCATAGCAGGTGATGTGTATGATCGTTCCATACCCTCACCCGGCGCTATGGATCTTTTTGGTTCTTTTCTCGGTGATGTGAAAGCGCGTAATCCGAATTTGATCGTCATGGTTATTCCCGGCAATCACGATTCGCCTCTGCGCCTTGGCTATGGCAGGGAACTCTTTTCCCCCATGGGGGTAAAGATCAATTCCAATCCTGACGACTGCTGCAATCCTGTGATCGTCGGCGAAGGGGATGAGGGCTGCGCTTTTTTCCTCCTGCCCTTCCTCAATCCGGGGAGCTTCATGGGCAAAGATGGGGCGCCTATCCATTCCCAGGAAAAGCTTGCGGTTTTGGCCGCAAAGAAACTTGAAGACGCAAGGCTCGAATGCAAAAAGAAAGGCATAAACCATTCCGTACTTTTGGCCCATCTTTTTGCGTCGGGGGGCAAAGAATCAGAATCGGAACGGATATTTCTGGGCAATGCAGAACAAGTGAACATGGGGATTTTTTCCGGTTTTGATTATGCTGCCCTGGGGCATCTTCACCGGTATCAAAAAGCCGGGAAAAACGGCTGGTATTCGGGAAGCCCTCTGGCTTATTCTTTTGGAGAAGCCGGAACTGACAAGGTGTTTCTTTCTGTGGAATTAGGGGAAGCCGGGCCTAAAGTAACGCCTGTCCCCATAGAGCCATTGCGGAAAGTGAGCCGCCTTGAAGGCGCTTTTGACTGGCTCCAGGGCGAAGCATTGCACGATCCGGAAATACAGAAAATCAAAAATGATTATCTGGAAATAAATCTCACGGACAAGGAAATCAAGGTTAATGCCATGGCATTTCTGAAATCAAATTATCCGTATATTTTGAACATCAATCAAAAAACTGCTTTCGACTCTGTTAAAAGGGGAAATAACGAGGCTTTTGAGGCAGCCCTGCCAAGCGGGGAACGGAGGGATACAGCCGGGGATTTCGCGGTTTTTCTCGAAGAATTGTACGGCGGCACGGATGAACAGAAACTCTCTTTGTTTAAAGAGCTTCTTGCGGAAGCGGAGGCCGCTGAAATCAAGGCATGA